The bacterium genome includes a region encoding these proteins:
- a CDS encoding DUF4388 domain-containing protein: MDHEAEHDRIVVLLALGNPNEAVQLEHHLNSTFPELMEVYRAPSGFDAMSLAMNRPRIVLLDQRLPDVMGLDMIDPIRDQIGSDNFLIFIGGSGKSGMRPGMRDEALKRGASAICDRPIDVDWLTDMIRQLLFPEVPKHPHLHGLELLDLIQMFYQKRCNRTMRIFARDGRVGSIYMRKGQISHIEAGAMHGFSAILDLMQWSEGRIVVYDALLSSEKTNDSPTESLLLEAARVMDEGPANQAQEQVAEVPESQMPPKGSPPPGKAKAHPVMEETPLPTGGALDAMDAFDSDGDIVGGALEAMEKMEEEDEAPPPPKKTPPELEPPMPRSTPPPIPSGDRIPRQTSKKKKSADPEKDGDDTLSIPALDLDLDFDT; the protein is encoded by the coding sequence ATGGACCACGAAGCGGAACATGATCGGATTGTCGTGCTGCTCGCCTTGGGGAATCCCAACGAGGCGGTCCAACTCGAACATCATCTGAACTCGACCTTCCCCGAATTGATGGAAGTGTACCGTGCGCCGTCCGGCTTCGATGCAATGAGCCTGGCGATGAATCGCCCGCGCATCGTGTTGTTGGACCAGCGTCTACCGGACGTGATGGGCCTGGACATGATCGACCCGATCCGCGACCAGATCGGCAGCGACAATTTCCTGATTTTCATTGGCGGATCCGGCAAGAGCGGCATGCGCCCCGGCATGCGCGACGAAGCGTTGAAGCGCGGCGCCTCCGCCATCTGCGATCGCCCCATCGATGTGGACTGGCTGACGGATATGATTCGCCAGTTGCTCTTCCCCGAAGTGCCCAAGCACCCGCACTTGCACGGTCTTGAACTCCTCGATCTGATCCAGATGTTCTATCAGAAGCGCTGCAACCGCACGATGCGGATCTTTGCGCGCGACGGACGGGTCGGATCGATCTATATGCGCAAAGGCCAGATCAGCCACATCGAAGCCGGCGCCATGCATGGCTTCTCGGCGATCCTCGATTTGATGCAATGGAGCGAGGGCCGCATCGTCGTTTACGACGCCCTGCTTTCCTCCGAGAAGACGAACGACTCGCCGACGGAATCGTTGCTGCTCGAAGCCGCTCGTGTCATGGATGAAGGTCCCGCAAACCAGGCTCAAGAACAAGTGGCAGAGGTTCCGGAATCACAGATGCCGCCAAAGGGCAGCCCCCCTCCGGGCAAAGCAAAGGCGCATCCGGTCATGGAAGAGACGCCGCTGCCGACCGGCGGTGCACTCGATGCGATGGACGCTTTCGATTCGGACGGCGATATCGTCGGCGGCGCTCTCGAGGCCATGGAGAAAATGGAAGAGGAAGACGAAGCTCCTCCTCCCCCCAAGAAGACCCCGCCGGAGTTGGAGCCGCCCATGCCGCGCTCTACTCCCCCACCGATCCCATCCGGAGACCGGATTCCTCGCCAGACTTCAAAGAAGAAGAAGTCTGCCGATCCGGAAAAGGACGGCGACGATACGCTGAGTATCCCTGCGCTGGATCTGGATCTGGATTTCGATACGTGA
- a CDS encoding glycosyltransferase family 2 protein, whose product MSDSTASPFLSVIIPAYNEEKRLPATLEQVQDYLAGQDYEWEVLVVDDGSKDRTIEVAEEVFRDPRCRVVRNPRNMGKGATIRNGMMQARGELRLFTDADNSTPIEETGKLVERMMAESADVAVGSRAIEGANVEVHQPFYREWMGRTFNLIVQLFALRGIKDTQCGFKIFTKDAAEYVFPRQQMDGFSFDVEVLFLAQRKGFKIVEVPVRWINSPASRVSPLSDSAKMFVDVMKLRFRKVED is encoded by the coding sequence GTGAGCGACTCGACTGCCAGCCCCTTTCTGTCCGTTATCATCCCCGCCTACAACGAGGAGAAGCGTCTTCCTGCGACCCTCGAGCAGGTGCAGGATTATCTGGCAGGACAGGATTATGAGTGGGAAGTCCTTGTGGTGGATGATGGCTCTAAGGATCGGACGATTGAGGTGGCCGAGGAAGTCTTCCGCGATCCGCGATGCCGCGTCGTGCGCAATCCGCGCAACATGGGAAAGGGTGCCACGATTCGCAACGGTATGATGCAAGCCCGCGGCGAGTTGCGTTTGTTCACCGATGCGGATAACTCGACGCCGATCGAGGAGACGGGGAAACTCGTTGAACGCATGATGGCCGAAAGCGCGGATGTCGCGGTCGGTTCGCGCGCCATCGAAGGTGCGAACGTCGAGGTCCACCAACCGTTCTATCGCGAATGGATGGGGCGCACATTCAACTTGATCGTGCAGCTCTTTGCGCTTCGAGGAATCAAAGATACTCAGTGCGGCTTCAAGATCTTCACAAAGGACGCTGCCGAGTACGTTTTCCCGCGCCAGCAGATGGACGGGTTCTCCTTCGACGTCGAAGTGCTCTTCCTGGCTCAACGCAAGGGCTTCAAGATCGTCGAGGTGCCGGTGCGTTGGATCAACAGCCCGGCGTCGCGCGTCTCGCCGCTATCCGACTCGGCAAAGATGTTCGTCGACGTGATGAAGCTGCGCTTCCGCAAAGTGGAAGACTAA
- the rtcR gene encoding RNA repair transcriptional activator RtcR — MTAKRNVVIGLLGVTLDQGKNRKRWSHWRPTVSICQHEDFLVDRFELLFQEEFRDLANVVVRDIESVSPETEVRLTEVPLPNPWDFEGVYGALLDFAMQYKFNSEKERYFVHITTGSHVAQICLFLLTEARYMPGVLLQSSPKSEPRNIAGTLSTVDLDLSKYDAIASRFATVRREGLSFLKDGIETRSKTFNETIERIERVAIASRAPILMMGPTGAGKSRLARRIYELKKQRRRLDGPLIEVNCATIRGEGAMSALFGHTKGAFTGAAGSRDGMLLAANKGILFLDEIGELGSDEQAMLLGAIEEKRFYPLGSDRAVTSDFQLIAGTNRDLAAACRKGQFREDLFARINLWTFRLPGLAERREDIAPNLDYELERFAREQGSRVTINKEARTRFLRFAESPDALWPASFRDLGAAVMRMATLCDGGRINVRIVEEEIGRMRDQWRDAATPTSPGDPLLPRFLSGDEIDALDLFDRVQLEHVLLVCRQSRSLSDAGRTLFQASLSRRKSSNDADRLRKYLAKFGLEWKQIAR; from the coding sequence ATGACGGCGAAACGCAATGTCGTGATCGGTTTGCTGGGCGTGACGCTGGATCAGGGCAAGAACCGCAAGCGCTGGTCGCACTGGCGCCCGACGGTTTCGATCTGCCAGCACGAGGATTTTCTCGTCGATCGGTTCGAGCTCCTTTTCCAGGAGGAATTCCGCGATCTTGCAAACGTCGTCGTGCGCGACATCGAATCCGTCTCGCCGGAAACGGAGGTACGGCTGACTGAGGTTCCATTGCCGAATCCTTGGGACTTCGAAGGCGTGTACGGGGCACTGCTCGACTTCGCGATGCAATACAAGTTCAACTCCGAGAAGGAGCGGTACTTCGTCCACATCACAACGGGTAGTCACGTCGCGCAGATCTGCCTCTTCCTGCTGACCGAGGCGCGCTACATGCCCGGCGTTCTCTTGCAGAGCAGCCCGAAGAGCGAGCCGCGCAACATTGCCGGGACGCTTTCGACGGTGGATCTCGACTTGTCGAAGTACGACGCGATTGCGTCGCGCTTCGCAACGGTACGGCGCGAGGGATTGAGTTTCCTGAAGGATGGGATTGAGACCCGCAGCAAAACCTTCAACGAAACGATCGAGCGCATCGAACGCGTTGCGATCGCATCGCGCGCACCGATTCTGATGATGGGGCCGACGGGTGCGGGCAAATCGCGCCTCGCGCGGCGCATCTACGAGTTGAAGAAGCAACGCCGACGCTTGGACGGTCCGCTGATTGAAGTCAACTGCGCGACCATCCGCGGCGAAGGCGCGATGTCGGCGCTATTCGGCCACACCAAAGGCGCGTTCACCGGCGCCGCCGGTTCGCGCGACGGCATGTTGCTCGCCGCCAACAAAGGTATTCTGTTTCTTGACGAAATCGGTGAACTCGGGTCTGACGAGCAGGCGATGTTGCTGGGTGCCATCGAGGAGAAGCGTTTCTATCCGCTCGGGTCCGACCGCGCGGTCACCAGCGACTTCCAACTGATTGCCGGCACGAATCGCGATCTTGCCGCGGCGTGTCGCAAGGGCCAGTTCCGCGAGGATCTCTTCGCGCGCATTAACTTGTGGACGTTTCGTCTGCCGGGCCTCGCGGAACGCCGCGAGGACATCGCGCCGAACCTCGACTATGAGCTCGAACGATTCGCCCGCGAACAAGGCAGTCGTGTGACGATCAACAAGGAAGCGCGTACGCGGTTCTTGCGCTTTGCTGAATCGCCGGATGCGCTCTGGCCGGCCAGCTTTCGAGATCTTGGCGCGGCCGTGATGCGCATGGCGACGTTGTGCGACGGCGGCCGCATCAACGTGCGGATTGTCGAGGAGGAAATCGGACGAATGCGCGATCAGTGGCGCGATGCCGCCACTCCAACCAGTCCGGGTGACCCACTCTTGCCGCGCTTCCTGAGTGGCGACGAAATCGACGCGCTCGACCTGTTCGACCGCGTGCAACTGGAGCATGTGCTCCTCGTTTGTCGCCAGTCACGCAGCCTGTCCGACGCCGGTCGCACCTTGTTCCAGGCTTCGCTGTCTCGCCGGAAGTCCTCCAACGATGCGGATCGGCTGCGGAAGTACCTGGCCAAGTTCGGCCTGGAGTGGAAGCAGATCGCTCGATGA
- a CDS encoding class I SAM-dependent methyltransferase translates to MEQAPNTRMYSDLAKYWPLISAPEDYAPEAAFWLAALRDHLGPGKHALLELGVGGGNNLSHFAAEFDVVAVDLSAEMLVHSRRINPSVEHHVGDMRTVRVDRTFDAVIIHDAINYITTEDDLLTTFRNAFDHLRSGGIFITSPDFTCETFHPPFVEHTTRRNAETELTYLEYTHDPDPADTAIETIFFFIIREQGQVHTVEDRHTTGLFPHAMWLSLLERAGFEASTREYPVHDDERQAWLFVGRKP, encoded by the coding sequence ATGGAACAGGCACCAAACACTCGGATGTATTCGGATCTGGCGAAGTACTGGCCGCTGATCAGCGCGCCGGAAGACTACGCGCCGGAGGCAGCCTTCTGGCTCGCGGCGTTGCGCGATCACCTTGGGCCGGGAAAGCACGCGTTGTTGGAACTCGGCGTTGGGGGAGGCAACAATCTCTCGCATTTCGCTGCGGAGTTCGATGTTGTTGCGGTCGATTTGTCGGCGGAGATGCTCGTGCACTCGCGGCGCATCAATCCCTCCGTCGAGCACCATGTTGGCGACATGCGGACGGTGCGCGTCGACCGGACCTTCGACGCCGTAATCATCCACGATGCGATCAATTACATCACGACCGAGGATGACTTGCTGACAACGTTTCGGAACGCGTTCGACCATCTTCGGAGTGGCGGCATCTTTATCACGTCGCCGGACTTCACCTGCGAAACGTTCCATCCTCCCTTCGTGGAACACACAACGCGGCGCAATGCCGAGACCGAGCTGACTTACCTCGAGTACACCCACGACCCGGATCCGGCTGACACAGCCATCGAGACGATCTTCTTCTTCATCATCAGGGAGCAGGGACAGGTCCACACCGTTGAAGATCGTCACACGACGGGCCTGTTTCCGCACGCGATGTGGTTGTCGCTGCTCGAGCGCGCAGGCTTCGAGGCCTCCACCCGCGAGTATCCCGTCCATGACGATGAGCGGCAGGCGTGGCTCTTTGTCGGGAGGAAGCCATGA
- a CDS encoding rubrerythrin: MAGDDVLIEAPAKTAESDFKPGTTLDNLQAAFNGEMNAHAKYLAYSKKADEEGFGAVASLFRAAARAEQIHAENHADVIRSLGAEPTADVKLPEIKTTADNLKDAVAGESFERDVMYPAYLNIARRDRNREALRTFNYAQSAEAQHAQYYTEAGEKLMSYKDSTGVTWYVCPTCGETMREDEMNGLSKCPVCFTRTSTFIAVK; encoded by the coding sequence ATGGCCGGCGACGATGTTCTGATCGAAGCCCCCGCCAAGACCGCCGAGTCCGATTTCAAACCGGGCACAACGCTCGACAATTTGCAGGCCGCTTTCAATGGCGAGATGAACGCCCACGCGAAGTACCTGGCCTACTCCAAGAAGGCCGATGAGGAAGGCTTTGGGGCTGTCGCCAGCCTGTTCCGTGCGGCTGCTCGCGCCGAGCAGATTCACGCTGAAAACCACGCCGACGTGATCCGTTCCCTCGGCGCCGAACCGACCGCCGATGTCAAGCTGCCGGAAATCAAGACGACCGCCGACAACCTGAAGGACGCCGTGGCCGGCGAGTCCTTTGAGCGCGACGTGATGTATCCTGCCTATCTGAATATCGCTCGCCGCGACCGGAACCGCGAAGCGCTGCGCACGTTCAACTACGCGCAGAGCGCCGAGGCGCAGCACGCGCAGTACTACACCGAAGCCGGCGAGAAGCTGATGAGCTACAAGGACTCTACCGGCGTGACATGGTACGTCTGCCCGACCTGTGGCGAGACCATGCGCGAAGATGAGATGAACGGCTTGAGCAAGTGCCCGGTGTGCTTCACGCGCACGAGCACCTTCATCGCCGTCAAGTAA